Proteins from a single region of Gemmatimonadales bacterium:
- a CDS encoding DNA starvation/stationary phase protection protein, whose product MRTLDAPTRKDLRERRDAPLATPTDLKPAATRDISGAMNAVLADVFALYLKTKNFHWHMSGPHFRDYHLLLDEQAAQLFAMTDVIAERVRKLGGTTIRSAGHIARLQRISDNDADFVDPQDMLSELREDNKTLTSNLREAHEVCSGHGDVATTSLIEVWIDETERRTWFLFEAAAPSSHNGR is encoded by the coding sequence ATGAGAACTCTCGATGCCCCAACTCGAAAAGACCTCAGGGAGCGGCGCGATGCCCCCCTTGCCACCCCCACCGACCTGAAGCCGGCCGCCACCCGTGACATCTCCGGCGCCATGAACGCCGTGCTGGCCGATGTCTTCGCGCTGTACCTCAAGACCAAGAACTTCCACTGGCACATGAGCGGGCCGCATTTTCGCGACTACCACCTGCTGCTCGACGAGCAGGCGGCGCAACTCTTCGCCATGACCGACGTCATCGCCGAGCGGGTGCGGAAGCTCGGTGGCACCACCATCCGGTCGGCGGGCCACATTGCGCGGCTGCAGCGCATTTCCGACAACGACGCGGACTTCGTGGACCCCCAGGACATGCTGTCCGAGCTCCGCGAGGATAACAAGACGCTCACCTCGAACCTTCGGGAGGCGCATGAGGTGTGCAGTGGGCATGGCGACGTCGCCACCACCAGCCTGATCGAGGTCTGGATCGACGAAACCGAACGGCGCACCTGGTTCCTGTTCGAGGCGGCTGCGCCCTCAAGTCACAACGGCCGCTAG
- a CDS encoding chloride channel protein — MTTGARQEPVLPMGPLPFGLLGVLVGVVAGFGAVLFRGLIGLVHNVLFLGQFSLQYDANTHTPESPWGALVILVPVVGAVGVAYLVKTFAPEAKGHGVPEVMDAIHYRSGIIRPIVAVVKSLASALSIGSGGSVGREGPIIQIGSSFGASLAKLLRVPRWQRIVLIACGAGGGIAATFNTPIGGVLFVVEILLVEVSVRTLVPVVLATVTATYIGQVFLGAHPSFVIPGMATPYYHLLKPHMLPAYLGLGVLMGLASTLFIRTLYAFEDFFTTRVKGSYYRQHLLGMLAVGLMIYGFMAVFGHYYIEGVGYATVQDILSDQRFSLGLMLLLFGGKLLATSLTLGSGASGGIFSPALFLGATLGAAYGIVLHMAFPGIAISTPAFAVAGMAGMIGGSTGAAVAAIVMILEMTLDYSVVVPMTAVVAVSYGVRSLLCRDSIYAMKLSRRGRVLPTALRAATYLGDRAQAVMETRIGRLRSEASADEMAAGLAVEGGASFFLVTDQHRVVGFLTADAICRAAARGPTTAGAAADRRFATVTSAASMEAVMGAMRAAGATVALVTGRTGPFLVDTDVEGVVTAQQLAQAMLDEGAFFLDA; from the coding sequence GTGACGACCGGCGCCAGGCAGGAACCGGTTCTCCCGATGGGGCCGCTGCCCTTTGGCCTCCTCGGGGTGCTGGTCGGGGTGGTGGCCGGCTTCGGCGCGGTGCTGTTTCGTGGCCTGATCGGCCTGGTCCACAACGTCCTGTTCCTCGGGCAGTTCTCGCTGCAGTACGACGCCAACACCCACACGCCGGAGAGCCCGTGGGGGGCGCTGGTCATCCTGGTGCCGGTCGTGGGCGCGGTCGGGGTGGCGTACCTCGTGAAGACCTTTGCGCCGGAGGCCAAGGGGCATGGCGTCCCGGAGGTGATGGACGCCATTCACTACCGCAGCGGCATCATTCGGCCGATCGTGGCGGTGGTCAAGTCCCTCGCGTCGGCGCTGTCCATCGGCAGCGGCGGGTCAGTCGGGCGGGAGGGACCGATCATTCAGATCGGCTCGTCCTTCGGCGCGAGCCTGGCAAAGCTCCTCCGCGTGCCGCGCTGGCAGCGCATCGTGCTCATTGCGTGTGGCGCCGGCGGCGGCATCGCGGCCACGTTCAACACGCCGATCGGCGGCGTGCTCTTCGTCGTCGAGATCCTGCTGGTGGAGGTCAGCGTCCGCACGCTGGTGCCGGTTGTCCTCGCCACCGTCACGGCCACCTACATCGGGCAGGTCTTCCTGGGCGCCCATCCCTCCTTCGTGATCCCGGGGATGGCGACGCCCTATTATCACCTGCTCAAGCCGCACATGTTGCCGGCGTACCTTGGCCTCGGCGTGCTCATGGGGCTGGCCTCCACGCTTTTCATCCGCACCCTCTATGCCTTCGAGGACTTCTTCACGACGCGCGTGAAGGGGAGCTATTACCGCCAGCACCTCCTGGGCATGCTGGCCGTCGGCCTCATGATCTACGGGTTCATGGCCGTCTTCGGACACTATTACATCGAGGGCGTCGGATACGCTACGGTGCAGGACATCCTCAGCGATCAGCGATTCTCCCTCGGCCTGATGCTGCTCCTCTTCGGCGGGAAGTTGCTGGCGACCTCGCTCACGCTCGGCTCCGGGGCATCGGGCGGCATCTTCTCGCCGGCGCTCTTCCTGGGTGCGACCCTGGGGGCCGCCTATGGCATCGTCCTGCACATGGCATTCCCCGGTATAGCCATCAGCACGCCTGCCTTCGCGGTGGCGGGAATGGCGGGGATGATCGGCGGGTCGACCGGGGCGGCGGTGGCCGCGATCGTCATGATCCTCGAGATGACCCTCGACTACAGCGTGGTTGTGCCGATGACGGCGGTGGTGGCGGTGAGCTACGGCGTGCGGTCGCTGCTGTGCAGGGACAGCATCTATGCCATGAAGCTCTCGCGCCGCGGACGCGTCCTGCCGACCGCGCTCCGGGCGGCCACGTACCTCGGCGACCGGGCACAGGCGGTCATGGAGACGCGGATCGGGCGGCTCCGCAGCGAGGCCTCAGCGGATGAAATGGCGGCCGGCCTGGCGGTGGAGGGTGGCGCATCGTTCTTCCTGGTGACGGATCAGCACCGGGTCGTCGGATTCCTGACGGCGGACGCGATCTGTCGAGCCGCCGCGCGAGGCCCGACGACGGCGGGTGCGGCGGCTGATCGTCGGTTTGCAACTGTCACCAGTGCGGCGAGCATGGAGGCCGTGATGGGGGCCATGCGCGCGGCGGGTGCCACGGTGGCCCTCGTTACCGGGCGCACCGGGCCGTTCTTGGTCGACACCGACGTCGAGGGCGTGGTGACGGCACAGCAGCTTGCCCAGGCGATGCTGGACGAGGGAGCGTTCTTCCTCGACGCATGA
- the priA gene encoding primosomal protein N': MTERYAQVALPLPLATPYTYQIPDTLADRVAAGARVVVPVRGRELIGVVTAADAPAPEMTARPILAAPDDEPALTPPLLRTVEWMAGYYGAPIGLALKAALPAGLWGSSEVIVEIAAAHRVPGGTGAEILGWLERKGGSAPVGSIARAMKRTVWDAVDRLARVGAVTLRIESPDTGGGAVTERVLTLPEQRPTLLERQALFGSRHRQRALYEAVEELGGTASVAHLRTQLGFSGALIRALVARGQATIEDVERVRDPFAGEVGTPPPDNLSGDQQRALAEVESLQGGEGALLFGITGSGKTFVYLEAIRRGLESGRGAIILVPEIGLTPQTVRRVRGMFGDDVAVLHSGLSDGERADAWRALRRGERRVAVGARSAIFAPVVGPGVIVVDEEHEATYKNGETPRYHAREVAAVRARLEGARLVLGSATPSLESWAESGEGKRLRLVRLPERVGAGKLPPVELVDLRSTPKVAGSGAIPWSETLDAAVSRILARGEQGMLLLNRRGFAAFLQCPDCGHVPECPSCSISLTVHQSPPALRCHYCAFEATLTGNCVSCGHAVAQMRGIGTQQLERWLSERFPEARLARMDLDTTSTKWAHHRILGTVERREVDLLLGTQMIAKGLDFPNVTLVGVVDADTALHLPDFRSAERTFQLIAQVAGRAGRGPRGGKVIVQTRQPAHHALLHAAEHDAEGFLGEELSLRHSPAYPPATGLVNLVISGKDEPAVGRVAAETAEWAAALADRHGLDLVVLGPAPCPLARIKTRWRWHVALKGDGSVLGRVVRYATTRLPGDRETRVTIDRDPVSLL, from the coding sequence ATGACGGAACGGTATGCGCAGGTCGCGCTCCCGCTTCCCCTCGCCACTCCCTACACCTACCAGATTCCCGATACCCTGGCCGACCGCGTGGCGGCCGGGGCGCGGGTGGTCGTGCCGGTTCGGGGCCGGGAACTCATCGGCGTCGTCACGGCGGCCGATGCCCCCGCCCCGGAGATGACCGCCCGCCCCATCCTGGCCGCACCCGACGATGAACCGGCGCTCACCCCGCCCCTCCTCCGCACCGTGGAGTGGATGGCCGGCTACTACGGCGCGCCGATCGGCTTGGCGCTCAAGGCGGCGCTGCCGGCGGGGCTCTGGGGAAGTTCCGAGGTGATCGTCGAGATCGCGGCGGCGCACCGGGTCCCGGGGGGCACCGGCGCCGAGATCCTGGGCTGGCTGGAGCGCAAGGGGGGCTCCGCCCCGGTCGGGTCGATTGCCCGCGCGATGAAGCGCACGGTGTGGGACGCCGTCGACCGGCTGGCGCGGGTCGGCGCCGTGACGCTGAGGATCGAGTCTCCCGACACCGGGGGCGGCGCGGTGACCGAGCGCGTGCTGACGCTGCCGGAGCAGCGACCGACGCTTCTGGAGCGCCAGGCGCTCTTCGGGAGCAGGCACCGCCAGCGGGCGCTCTATGAGGCGGTCGAGGAACTCGGGGGCACCGCCTCGGTGGCCCACCTCCGCACCCAGCTCGGCTTCAGCGGTGCGTTGATTCGCGCGCTGGTGGCCCGAGGCCAGGCGACCATCGAGGACGTCGAGCGGGTGCGCGATCCCTTCGCCGGCGAGGTCGGCACCCCGCCACCCGACAATCTCTCCGGCGACCAGCAGCGGGCGCTCGCGGAGGTCGAGAGCCTGCAGGGCGGCGAAGGGGCGCTCCTGTTCGGGATCACGGGAAGCGGGAAGACATTCGTCTATCTCGAGGCGATCCGGCGCGGGCTGGAAAGCGGCCGGGGCGCCATCATCCTCGTTCCCGAAATTGGGTTGACGCCGCAGACGGTGCGTCGAGTCCGGGGCATGTTCGGCGACGACGTTGCGGTGCTCCACAGCGGGCTGTCGGATGGGGAGCGGGCCGACGCCTGGCGGGCGCTGCGCCGGGGGGAGCGGCGGGTGGCCGTCGGCGCGCGGTCGGCCATTTTCGCGCCGGTGGTGGGGCCGGGGGTCATCGTGGTCGACGAGGAGCACGAGGCGACCTACAAGAACGGCGAGACGCCGAGGTATCATGCGAGGGAAGTGGCCGCGGTGCGGGCGCGGCTCGAGGGCGCGCGGCTGGTGCTGGGGAGCGCGACGCCGTCGCTCGAGAGCTGGGCGGAGTCGGGGGAGGGGAAGCGCCTGCGGCTGGTACGGCTGCCGGAACGGGTTGGGGCGGGGAAACTGCCGCCGGTGGAGCTGGTGGATTTGCGCTCCACGCCGAAGGTCGCCGGGTCGGGCGCCATCCCCTGGTCGGAAACGCTCGACGCCGCGGTCTCCCGCATCCTTGCCCGTGGTGAGCAGGGGATGCTGCTGCTCAACCGGCGCGGGTTCGCTGCGTTCCTCCAGTGCCCCGATTGCGGGCATGTGCCGGAATGCCCCTCGTGCAGCATCAGCCTGACGGTGCACCAGTCGCCACCGGCGCTCCGCTGTCACTACTGCGCCTTCGAGGCGACGCTCACCGGGAATTGCGTCTCCTGCGGACACGCCGTGGCCCAGATGCGCGGGATCGGGACGCAGCAGCTCGAGCGCTGGCTGTCCGAACGCTTTCCGGAGGCGCGCCTCGCCCGGATGGATCTCGACACCACCAGCACCAAGTGGGCGCACCATCGCATCCTCGGCACCGTCGAGCGCCGGGAGGTGGATCTCCTCCTCGGCACGCAGATGATCGCCAAAGGGCTCGATTTCCCGAACGTGACGCTGGTCGGCGTGGTGGACGCCGACACCGCGCTGCATCTGCCCGACTTCCGGTCGGCGGAGCGTACCTTCCAGTTGATCGCGCAGGTGGCCGGCAGGGCGGGGCGCGGGCCCCGTGGCGGGAAGGTCATCGTCCAGACCCGGCAGCCGGCGCATCACGCGTTGCTGCACGCCGCCGAGCATGACGCGGAGGGCTTCCTGGGCGAGGAGTTGTCACTTCGCCATTCCCCGGCGTATCCCCCCGCCACCGGGCTCGTGAACCTGGTCATCTCCGGCAAGGACGAACCTGCGGTGGGCCGGGTGGCGGCGGAGACGGCGGAGTGGGCGGCCGCCCTCGCCGATCGGCACGGACTGGACCTGGTGGTGCTGGGGCCGGCGCCCTGCCCGCTGGCGCGCATCAAGACGCGGTGGCGGTGGCACGTGGCGCTGAAGGGGGATGGAAGCGTGCTGGGGCGGGTCGTGCGGTACGCCACCACGCGCCTGCCGGGGGACCGGGAGACACGGGTAACGATCGACCGGGATCCGGTGAGTCTGCTCTAG
- a CDS encoding dipeptide epimerase produces MLRLQAEYLELKTRHPFIIARGGQSDYKTVWVRLTDGDGNEGWGEAAPTKFYGETSETVMQTLQNYATHLPADPFDLEETERRLETALKGNPSARAALSAALHDLVGKRLGVPVYKLWGLDPAKAPMSTFTIGIDTPDRIRMKVEEAAEYPILKIKLGGEHDLETLEAIRDATDREIRVDANCGWTVKHTIRMLPVLEEFGVTVLEQPLVPTDLDGLSMIRMAASIPIIADESCKVASDIPGLVGRVDGINIKLAKCGSLREALRMIAVARANHMMVMVGCMIESSLAITAAAHFTPLVDIVDLDGAALLAKDPFVGATISGGQLRLPTGPGLGVTPR; encoded by the coding sequence ATGCTGCGTCTCCAGGCCGAATACCTCGAACTCAAGACCCGCCACCCCTTCATCATCGCACGCGGGGGCCAGAGCGACTACAAGACTGTCTGGGTCCGCCTGACCGACGGCGACGGCAACGAAGGGTGGGGGGAGGCGGCGCCGACCAAGTTCTACGGCGAGACCTCCGAGACGGTGATGCAGACCCTCCAGAACTATGCGACGCACCTGCCGGCCGACCCGTTCGACCTCGAGGAAACGGAGCGGCGCCTCGAAACCGCGCTCAAGGGGAACCCCTCGGCGCGCGCCGCGCTCTCCGCCGCGCTGCACGATCTGGTCGGCAAGCGGCTCGGTGTCCCGGTGTACAAGCTGTGGGGGCTCGACCCGGCCAAGGCGCCGATGTCCACCTTTACCATCGGCATCGACACGCCCGACCGGATCCGGATGAAGGTGGAGGAGGCTGCGGAATACCCGATCCTCAAGATCAAGCTGGGTGGCGAGCACGACCTCGAGACGCTGGAGGCAATCCGCGACGCCACCGACCGCGAAATCCGCGTGGACGCCAACTGCGGCTGGACCGTCAAGCACACGATCCGGATGCTGCCGGTGCTCGAGGAGTTTGGCGTGACGGTGCTGGAACAGCCGCTGGTGCCGACCGACCTCGATGGCCTCAGCATGATCCGCATGGCGGCCTCCATCCCGATCATCGCCGACGAGTCCTGCAAGGTCGCGAGCGACATCCCGGGGCTCGTGGGCCGGGTGGACGGCATCAACATCAAGCTGGCCAAGTGCGGCAGCCTCCGCGAGGCGCTCCGGATGATCGCCGTGGCGCGGGCCAACCACATGATGGTCATGGTCGGCTGCATGATCGAGAGCTCGCTCGCCATCACCGCGGCGGCCCACTTCACCCCGCTGGTGGACATCGTGGACCTCGACGGCGCGGCGCTGCTCGCCAAGGATCCGTTCGTGGGCGCCACCATCTCCGGCGGACAGCTCCGCCTTCCCACCGGTCCGGGGCTCGGCGTCACGCCGCGATGA
- a CDS encoding histone deacetylase: protein MAVAVYSHPGCVLHDPGPGHPEAPRRMEAVLDALAAVPAAELITALPADPDVILTVHTQAHLALLTAAHAAGGRPLDPDTVMSAHSWDAILGALGAVLAAVERGNARASHAFAAVRPPGHHAFADRVMGFCFVNNAVIAARRFQALGRRRVLIVDWDVHHGNGTQALVEHDAEVRFVSLHQSPWWPYTGSASERGVGNIFNVPRPPGLEPEQYVRDLWLAIEVATRDWMPDAVIVSAGFDAMAGDPLGGFTLEPRHYRILTERLRERMPDTPIVGTLEGGYVPGRLAKGVAAHVAALA, encoded by the coding sequence ATGGCCGTCGCCGTCTACAGCCATCCCGGCTGTGTGCTCCACGATCCGGGGCCTGGGCATCCCGAGGCCCCGCGGCGAATGGAAGCCGTGCTCGATGCGCTGGCGGCGGTGCCCGCGGCAGAACTGATCACGGCGCTCCCGGCCGACCCCGACGTCATCCTCACCGTCCATACCCAGGCTCACCTCGCATTGCTGACCGCCGCCCACGCCGCCGGCGGCCGGCCTCTCGACCCCGACACCGTGATGAGTGCCCACAGTTGGGACGCCATACTCGGTGCCCTCGGCGCGGTGCTGGCCGCCGTCGAGCGGGGGAATGCCAGGGCAAGCCACGCCTTCGCGGCGGTGCGTCCACCGGGCCACCACGCCTTTGCCGACCGGGTGATGGGGTTCTGCTTCGTCAACAATGCGGTGATCGCGGCGCGTCGGTTCCAGGCGCTGGGCCGGCGGCGGGTGCTGATCGTGGATTGGGATGTGCACCATGGAAACGGCACGCAGGCGCTCGTGGAGCACGACGCCGAGGTGCGGTTCGTGTCGCTCCACCAGTCGCCATGGTGGCCCTATACCGGGTCCGCATCAGAGCGCGGGGTGGGCAACATTTTCAATGTGCCGAGGCCGCCGGGGCTGGAGCCGGAGCAGTACGTGCGGGATCTCTGGCTGGCCATCGAGGTGGCCACGCGGGACTGGATGCCGGACGCGGTGATCGTCTCGGCGGGGTTCGACGCGATGGCAGGGGACCCGCTGGGCGGGTTCACGCTGGAGCCGAGGCACTACCGGATTCTCACGGAGCGGCTGCGGGAGCGGATGCCCGACACCCCGATCGTGGGGACACTTGAGGGCGGGTATGTGCCAGGACGGCTGGCCAAGGGAGTCGCGGCCCACGTGGCGGCGTTGGCCTAG
- a CDS encoding cytochrome D1 domain-containing protein translates to MRGSLLLGLLLVATPLAAQSYRVGVVSESGDIVTWLRPEGATLVVDHVVPVGVMPADIDGPHNITVSPDQRWYYVSIAHGTPYGTLWRFDASNDTVAGRAQLEYFPTTISVTPDGDFAFVANSDFHGDHPRVNSVSAVYTPDMMTITDIAACDMPHGVKVNHAGTAVWISCMHSDEVLQIDPATLEVVRRAKTGSGMAMPAAAAGHAGMNHAAPASAPAAAPPVDNECAPTFVSLSSDDRTLYVACNHKGTLQVWDTDALTMRQEVPVGAGAYNVEPSPDGRYVVVTNKKAQSASVVDAKTLKEVARIPTTKKIVHGVAFSPDSRYAYVTQESIGADPGAVDVIDLTTLTKVSTTPLPAQPTGITILKR, encoded by the coding sequence ATGCGGGGCTCGCTCTTGCTGGGACTCTTGCTGGTCGCGACGCCACTCGCCGCCCAGTCGTACCGGGTCGGGGTGGTCAGCGAGTCGGGGGACATCGTCACCTGGCTCCGGCCGGAGGGCGCCACGCTGGTGGTGGACCACGTGGTGCCGGTGGGCGTCATGCCCGCGGACATCGACGGCCCGCACAACATCACCGTCTCCCCCGACCAGCGCTGGTACTATGTGTCGATTGCGCACGGCACCCCGTACGGGACGCTGTGGCGGTTCGACGCCAGCAACGACACCGTGGCCGGCCGGGCGCAACTTGAATACTTCCCCACCACCATCTCGGTCACGCCTGACGGCGACTTCGCCTTCGTGGCCAACTCCGACTTTCATGGCGACCACCCCCGGGTCAATTCGGTCTCGGCGGTCTATACGCCGGACATGATGACGATCACCGACATCGCCGCCTGCGACATGCCGCACGGCGTGAAGGTCAACCATGCCGGCACGGCGGTGTGGATTTCGTGCATGCACAGCGACGAAGTGCTCCAGATCGACCCCGCCACACTCGAAGTGGTCCGCCGGGCCAAGACCGGCTCCGGCATGGCCATGCCAGCGGCAGCCGCGGGCCACGCGGGAATGAACCACGCCGCACCGGCCAGTGCGCCCGCCGCCGCGCCGCCGGTGGACAACGAGTGCGCGCCGACCTTCGTCAGCCTCTCCTCCGACGACCGGACGCTGTACGTCGCCTGCAATCACAAGGGGACGCTGCAGGTATGGGACACCGATGCGCTGACGATGCGCCAGGAAGTGCCCGTCGGCGCGGGCGCCTACAACGTGGAGCCGTCGCCGGACGGGCGGTACGTGGTGGTGACCAACAAGAAGGCGCAGAGCGCGAGCGTCGTCGACGCGAAGACGCTCAAGGAGGTGGCGCGGATCCCCACCACCAAGAAGATCGTGCACGGCGTGGCGTTCAGCCCGGACAGCCGCTACGCCTACGTGACCCAGGAGTCCATCGGCGCCGACCCCGGCGCGGTGGACGTGATCGACCTGACCACGCTCACCAAGGTGAGCACCACCCCGTTGCCGGCGCAGCCCACCGGCATCACCATCCTCAAGCGCTGA
- a CDS encoding metallopeptidase family protein, giving the protein MNLADFRRLVTKLSAEVPAEFLDGISEITVSPRAVPHPTRGEIFTLGHCIPFHAGETGAVDEIQSRVVLYYGSFLALAELDPGFDWRGEAWETLTHELRHHLEWRAREGALEAFDEAAEENFARGEGEAFDPLFFLDGEAIADDIYQVDDDYFLDHIVRRLPAALEFGWHGRRYRAMAPAEATLPAFLTVEGIADPPPGDLVLVFRRPSGLLNFLKQAAPFRGTVSAEPAGSG; this is encoded by the coding sequence ATGAATCTCGCCGATTTTCGGAGGTTGGTCACGAAGCTCAGCGCCGAGGTGCCGGCCGAGTTTCTTGACGGGATCTCCGAGATCACCGTCTCCCCCCGCGCCGTGCCGCATCCCACCCGCGGCGAGATCTTCACCCTCGGGCACTGCATCCCCTTCCATGCCGGCGAGACCGGCGCCGTCGACGAGATCCAGAGCCGGGTGGTGCTCTACTACGGCTCGTTCCTCGCCCTCGCGGAGCTGGACCCCGGCTTCGACTGGCGTGGGGAGGCATGGGAGACGCTTACCCACGAGTTGCGGCATCATCTCGAGTGGCGCGCCCGCGAGGGGGCGCTGGAAGCGTTCGACGAGGCCGCCGAGGAGAATTTCGCGCGGGGCGAGGGCGAGGCGTTTGATCCCCTCTTCTTCCTCGACGGCGAAGCGATTGCCGACGACATCTACCAGGTGGACGACGACTACTTCCTCGACCACATCGTTCGTCGGCTCCCCGCGGCGCTCGAATTCGGGTGGCATGGCCGTCGCTATCGGGCGATGGCGCCCGCCGAGGCAACCCTCCCGGCCTTCCTCACGGTTGAGGGCATCGCCGACCCGCCTCCCGGTGATTTGGTCCTGGTGTTCCGGCGGCCCAGCGGGCTCCTGAATTTCCTGAAGCAGGCAGCGCCCTTCCGGGGGACGGTGTCGGCGGAACCGGCGGGGAGCGGTTAA
- a CDS encoding cystathionine gamma-synthase family protein, with translation MSKHREIGGKPLRPESLMMSYGYDPRLSEGAVKCPIFQTSTFAFESAEAGKAFFEVAYGLREQRSGEEMGLIYSRLNNPDLEILEGRLALWDDAESCAVFESGMAAITTSLLAYLTPGDVLIHSEPLYGGCDHFVKHYLPRLGVIPVGFQAGIPMADLAAEVTAKVAGRPVAAALLETPANPTNALVDIQAISDLVHSLAAPGRPAVVMVDNTFLGPLWQHPLQHGADLVLYSATKFIGGHSDVIAGAASGSAEVMLPIRTLRTFMGTMAGPWTGWLLLRSLETLKMRMTAAMKNARYVADFLAEHPKVDEVHYLGHLAEGSPMFDVYQRQCVAPGSMISFDVHGGEAGAFRFLNALTMVKLAVSLGGTESLAQHPGSMTHADIPPEDQVRMGITAGMVRLSVGVEHYEDLIADLAQALDAA, from the coding sequence ATGAGCAAGCATCGCGAGATCGGCGGGAAGCCGTTGCGACCCGAGAGCCTGATGATGAGCTACGGGTACGATCCGCGGCTCAGCGAGGGGGCGGTGAAGTGCCCGATCTTCCAGACCTCCACCTTCGCCTTTGAGTCGGCCGAGGCGGGCAAGGCCTTCTTCGAGGTGGCGTACGGCCTCCGGGAGCAGCGGAGCGGGGAGGAGATGGGGCTGATCTACAGTCGGCTCAACAATCCCGACCTGGAAATTCTGGAGGGCCGCCTCGCGCTCTGGGACGACGCCGAGTCGTGCGCCGTCTTCGAGAGCGGAATGGCCGCAATCACGACCTCGCTGCTGGCCTACCTGACACCGGGTGACGTGCTGATCCACAGCGAGCCGCTCTACGGCGGCTGCGACCACTTCGTGAAGCACTACCTGCCGCGGCTCGGCGTCATTCCCGTGGGCTTCCAGGCGGGGATTCCGATGGCGGACCTCGCCGCCGAGGTGACGGCCAAGGTCGCCGGGCGCCCGGTGGCCGCCGCACTCCTCGAGACGCCCGCCAATCCCACCAACGCGCTCGTGGACATCCAGGCCATCTCGGACCTGGTGCACAGCCTTGCGGCCCCTGGCCGCCCCGCCGTGGTGATGGTGGACAACACCTTCCTCGGCCCGCTCTGGCAGCATCCCCTCCAGCACGGCGCCGACCTGGTCCTCTACTCCGCCACGAAGTTCATCGGGGGCCACAGCGACGTGATTGCCGGCGCCGCCTCCGGCTCCGCCGAGGTGATGCTGCCGATCCGCACCCTCCGCACCTTCATGGGCACCATGGCGGGCCCGTGGACCGGCTGGCTCCTTCTCCGGAGCCTCGAGACGCTCAAGATGCGGATGACGGCGGCGATGAAGAACGCGCGGTACGTGGCGGACTTCCTCGCCGAGCATCCGAAGGTGGACGAGGTCCACTACCTCGGGCATCTCGCCGAAGGATCTCCCATGTTCGACGTCTACCAGCGGCAGTGTGTGGCACCGGGGTCGATGATCTCGTTCGACGTGCACGGAGGAGAGGCCGGCGCGTTCCGCTTCCTCAACGCCCTGACCATGGTCAAGCTGGCCGTCAGCCTCGGCGGCACGGAGTCACTGGCCCAGCATCCCGGCTCCATGACCCACGCCGACATCCCGCCCGAGGACCAGGTCCGCATGGGCATCACCGCCGGGATGGTGCGGCTGTCGGTGGGGGTGGAGCATTACGAGGATCTCATTGCGGACCTTGCGCAGGCGTTGGACGCGGCGTAG